A window from Drosophila kikkawai strain 14028-0561.14 chromosome 2L, DkikHiC1v2, whole genome shotgun sequence encodes these proteins:
- the Nup160 gene encoding nuclear pore complex protein Nup160 homolog: MPNSANMSYREVIPKNLNPAEWIEVKINTGTQSTLQDLKTFETSGGYCYKRCNNKQYRNRFIYWRANQDVLELSEVSLDISLQRNHLRLRFTDSAVLNVSLAEQQRSITLLVVTVSSVHRYVFPLKSAGQDEGFSSIPEDLLSQSIFYEVNEKINEPSSFYVTDGFGTIPPNVAESYISQDTLSAYFAVAYEDKLLLHTMNCSTGHTTTNEVKEPYLMPRFLSNLKGALTGRSETQEAAMSMAFSEIEGYLYILVLYRNNELRLWSVDGLQTVASTNFSAGSSHAGSGAQGPQNNQMRKINDRDYCLFISHDNGAEFICLSIVPNSEDHKGIMLVTHEETAEAAPQMDLINFDATDSHIWALWSNAEGEFHVSAGHMSSKKVVKWVSAALEAPPDRYSLTIDQDHVNPREAYCSYIFHPGRFDRHVITKALYMFRRVNMQLDVKQLSMSVLKEQVCTAVEDEIQNELKDFEVPDDVYWEIATRLWDRFYSCCEQYHIKFSELMGLAVLGGMDAVCLVRRQSFSLLRPCEVLEHLLLIGSDSKRVATFVAPIFRSDPAMATRFVNVMQVVTLLEGLISDDMRVEMDKQLYDRECPVEVISKVVSRLAAMSADNLKAITQKFQDIPNVKPAVEMLLDVLSIIDPDAPRHDYSASSRFLQPTGAFFGSEYGLAILAETVKQMAMTRLAVCRNLLILQYLVCKPAGMSTSNISTNINYMHCYSTLVWIADTPISLTAPAGFEASIQRLSRAQLFSGYTRPYASQLRNLGNDQTTLLSLFLQSKGLASALAMIQKTDSLQLETEPFNLRDVLLQLVGSINKMLWPESPIYVFPEWLLGTCQHIIVQDYVRLLSGWCTTKADARRFVLAVSLLDCGEAHKAVHQFQETASSVVEDDFLVEHVLKSTPLYSKLQENVVQGEEAVSEEDTKAAIVQYYLKVIKLFEQYSALDCINQLANEAMKILKYDDPQLPMFQSIVFNIHLQWGHYDQAYHALVNNADTSRRKDCLRQLVITLFNTKKLQLLMRFSYHGLQNEFEDIVESRARALSIDQNDVYNFLYAFHTDKGNMRKAATVMYEQAMRLQVDSDAPNALEKRCSSLLVCLNSLHLVDSRYRWIAKPTIGDERVGSMDKNDDELNELRDEAKEEVIVLELPDIRRELVHAEAILELSHFRKDAASYDRASPEELSYLLASCGLYTAALKLSRGHTFSVLPIFESLTTACVTATEDKSANAWSWLQNNDMADLPHRNNAADMAWALLEKLLGDNEEKNSTLIKKSIVNRLLVLNAFVPQWLMDSYKLANSRELLHLFVKHNRLLEAADLGHEMIGGMLGAGCEYFDFGHSVNVASPQLAFPINTIDLLLHALKVNGKEDIEYEMANIKLEEQVRRYIDTVKRTTEDKMSMAILQSREERQQQQQPLFH; encoded by the exons ATGCCCAATTCTGCCAACATGAGTTACCGGGAGGTCATCCCCAAGAACCTTAATCCGGCAGAGTGGATAGAAGTGAAGATAAACACGG GAACCCAGAGCACTCTGCAGGATCTCAAGACATTCGAGACCTCCGGCGGCTACTGCTACAAGCGatgtaataataaacaatacaGGAACCGCTTTATTTATTG GCGCGCAAACCAGGATGTCCTTGAACTATCGGAGGTCAGTCTGGACATCTCCCTGCAGAGAAACCACTTGCGCCTACGCTTCACCGACTCGGCCGTGTTGAATGTTAGTCTGGCAGAGCAGCAGAGGAGCATCACCCTGCTGGTGGTCACCGTCAGCAGTGTGCATCGGTATGTGTTCCCCCTGAAGTCGGCTGGCCAAGATGAAGGTTTTAGCAGCATACCGGAGGATCTGCTGTCCCAATCCATATTCTACGAAGTAAATGAGAAGATCAACGAGCCGAGCAGCTTCTATGTGACGGATGGCTTTGGAACGATACCGCCCAATGTGGCGGAATCCTATATCTCGCAGGACACCCTCAGTGCCTACTTTGCAGTGGCCTACGAGGATAAGCTGCTGCTCCATACCATGAACTGCAGCACCGGCCACACGACCACCAACGAGGTCAAGGAGCCATATTTAATGCCACGCTTTCTGTCCAACCTCAAGGGGGCTCTGAC TGGCCGCTCGGAGACTCAGGAGGCAGCCATGTCCATGGCATTCAGCGAAATTGAGGGGTATCTTTACATCCTAGTCCTTTACCGGAACAATGAGCTGCGATTGTGGTCAGTGGATGGCCTGCAGACGGTGGCCAGCACAAACTTCTCTGCCGGCTCCAGTCACGCAGGTTCAGGAGCTCAAGGAC ctcaaaataatcaaatgcGCAAAATTAACGATCGGGACTATTGTTTGTTCATCTCCCACGACAACGGGGCCGAGTTCATCTGCTTGAGCATCGTGCCCAATTCCGAAGATCACAAAGGTATCATGTTGGTGACACACGAGGAAACAGCGGAAGCGGCGCCCCAAATGGATCTTATCAACTTTGATGCCACCGACTCGCATATCTGGGCCCTTTGGAGCAATGCTGAGGGTGAATTTCATGTCTCGGCAGGACATATGAGTTCAAAGAAAGTGGTTAAATGGGTTTCCGCTGCCCTGGAAGCTCCACCGGATCGCTATAGCCTCACAATTGATCAGGACCATGTCAATCCCCGAGAGGCGTACTGCTCGTACATCTTCCATCCGGGACGCTTTGATCGACACGTGATTACCAAGGCCCTGTAT ATGTTTAGGCGCGTCAACATGCAGTTGGATGTGAAGCAGCTCTCGATGTCCGTGCTGAAGGAGCAGGTGTGCACGGCCGTCGAGGACGAGATCCAGAACGAGCTGAAGGACTTTGAGGTCCCCGACGACGTCTACTGGGAGATAGCAACGCGTCTCTGGGACCGCTTCTACTCATGCTGCGAACAGTACCACATCAAATTCTCAGAGCTCATGGGGCTGGCTGTCCTCGGCGGCATGGATGCTGTGTGTTTGGTCAGGCGCCAGTCATTCTCACTTCTGCGTCCCTGCGAAGTGCTGGAGCATCTGCTGCTCATCGGCAGTGACAGCAAAAGGGTGGCCACATTTGTGGCACCCATTTTCCGTAGCGATCCCGCAATGGCCACGAGATTTGTCAACGTCATGCAGGTAGTGACGCTGCTGGAGGGGCTGATCTCGGACGACATGAGAGTTGAGATGGACAAGCAGCTGTACGATCGCGAGTGCCCAGTTGAGGTGATATCCAAGGTGGTATCCCGTCTGGCAGCGATGTCAGCGGATAACTTGAAGGCCATAACACAGAAGTTTCAGGACATACCCAATGTTAAGCCGGCTGTGGAAATGCTACTCGATGTGCTGAGCATCATCGATCCAGATGCTCCGCGGCATG ATTATTCCGCTTCATCGCGATTCCTGCAGCCAACGGGTGCTTTTTTCGGCAGCGAATATGGACTTGCCATCTTGGCCGAAACGGTCAAACAAATGGCCATGACACG CTTAGCTGTCTGTCGGAACCTGTTAATACTGCAGTATCTGGTGTGCAAGCCAGCTGGAATGAGTACCTCTAACATTTCCACAAACATCAATTATATGCACTGCTATAGCACCTTGGTCTGGATCGCCGACACACCCATTTCCCTGACTGCACCAGCTGGATT TGAGGCTTCCATCCAGCGACTGAGCCGTGCCCAGCTATTTAGTGGCTACACTCGTCCCTATGCCAGCCAGTTGCGGAACCTGGGCAATGACCAGACCACGCTGCTCAGCCTCTTCCTGCAGTCCAAGGGCCTCGCCAGCGCCCTTGCCATGATACAGAAAACCGACAGCCTGCAGCTGGAGACTGAGCCGTTTAACCTGCGCGATGTGCTGCTCCAACTTGTGGGTTCCATCAACAAGATGCTGTGGCCCGAGTCGCCAATCTACGTGTTCCCCGAATGGCTACTGGGCACCTGCCAGCACATCATCGTGCAGGACTATGTGCGCCTCTTGTCCGGCTGGTGTACGACAAAGGCCGATGCAA GACGCTTTGTGCTGGCCGTATCTCTGCTGGACTGCGGGGAGGCGCACAAGGCAGTCCATCAGTTTCAGGAAACAGCTTCCTCCGTGGTCGAAGACGACTTCCTAGTTGAGCACGTACTAAAGAGCACGCCTCTGTACAGCAAGTTGCAGGAGAATGTCGTCCAAGGTGAGGAGGCAGTGTCGGAGGAGGACACCAAGGCGGCCATTGTTCAATATTACCTGAAGGTGATCAAGCTCTTTGAGCAGTACTCGGCGCTGGACTGTATAAACCAACTGGCCAACGAAGCCATGAAAATCCTAAAGTACGACGATCCGCAGCTGCCCATGTTCCAGTCCATTGTGTTCAACATTCATCTGCAGTGGGGTCACTATGATCAGGCCTACCACGCCCTGGTGAACAACGCCGATACGTCGCGGCGAAAGGATTGCCTGCGACAGCTGGTCATAACGCTGTTCAACACCAAGAAACTGCAGCTGCTCATGAGGTTCTCGTACCACGGCCTGCAGAACGAGTTCGAGGACATTGTGGAGAGTCGGGCCAGGGCCCTGAGCATCGATCAGAACGATGTCTACAACTTTTTGTACGCCTTCCATACAGACAAGGGGAATATGCGTAAAGCGGCAACGGTTATGTACGAGCAGGCCATGCGCCTGCAAGTGGACAGTGATGCCCCCAATGCCCTGGAGAAGCGCTGCTCCTCGCTCTTGGTTTGCCTGAACAGCTTGCACTTGGTGGACAGCCGTTACAGATGGATTGCCAAGCCCACCATTGGCGACGAAAGGGTGGGTTCAATGGACAAAAACGATGACGAACTAAATGAACTTAGGGACGAGGCCAAGGAAGAGGTGATTGTCCTGGAGCTGCCCGATATTCGCCGGGAACTGGTCCACGCCGAGGCCATACTCGAGCTGTCCCATTTCCGCAAAGACGCCGCTTCCTATGATCGCGCCTCACCCGAAGAGTTGTCCTATCTTCTGGCCAGCTGTGGTCTGTACACGGCTGCCCTGAAACTGTCCCGGGGACACACCTTCTCCGTGCTGCCCATATTCGAGAGCCTAACGACGGCTTGTGTCACGGCCACAGAGGATAAGTCGGCGAATGCCTGGAGCTGGTTGCAAAACAACGATATGGCAG ATCTTCCCCATCGAAACAATGCTGCCGACATGGCCTGGGCCCTGCTCGAGAAGCTCTTGGGGGATAACGAGGAGAAGAACTCCACGCTGATCAAGAAGAGCATCGTAAACAGACTTCTTGTGTTGAATGCCTTCGTGCCCCAGTGGCTGATGGATTCGTACAAGCTGGCCAACTCCCGGGAGCTCCTGCATCTTTTCGTGAAGCACAACCGCCTGCTGGAAGCCGCTGATCTGGGCCATGAGATGATCGGCGGCATGCTGGGTGCAGGCTGCGAGTACTTTGACTTTGGGCATTCGGTGAACGTAGCGAGTCCCCAGCTCGCCTTTCCCATCAACACAATCGATCTGCTGCTGCACGCACTGAAGGTCAATGGCAAGGAGGACATCGAGTATGAAATG GCCAACATCAAGCTGGAGGAGCAAGTCCGCAGGTACATTGACACGGTCAAACGCACAACCGAGGACAAAATGAGCATGGCCATCCTGCAGAGTCGCGAGgaacgacagcagcagcaacagccgctTTTCCATTAA
- the LOC108081964 gene encoding zinc finger protein Paris-like codes for MEDITAVASPRIRSLRNRAQKCRVCLKKSKEMVNIFDISPEHCVPIADLLSQYTRLEIFKGDSYPETVCPPCLQAAKNAFEIKQDPEGIIDITQDESGVQVKNEGIDNVFEESAPQMEYFLIDEFLSDEVKPDQTEEYYSGNVMNEEPPEEYFSGMNEEPPEEHFSGQVINEPIDDDSLGEDAGESLDYEIDPSYLREQSQGTDEDNNDNNGESNSVVFPCSCCPTRFTKRCQRMPTYKCPHCTKSFKYESFLQQHIRKHTGERPFKCSQCQKDFTTQQQFSLHFKSHPQTQIFKCSHCGLVFSKLEEHEAHLKTHIKKKIKCFNSQKHFSSARKLNNHIEISHKKIFSEKRYTCLYCKMSFRRRESLLLHLKGGVCISRLTKPKIRISE; via the exons ATGGAGGACATCACGGCAGTTGCTTCGCCCCGAATCCGTTCTCTTCGCAACAGAGCACAAAA GTGTCGAGTTTGCttgaaaaaatcaaaagaaatggtcaatatttttgatatttctcCAGAGCATTGCGTTCCCATTGCGGACCTGCTATCTCAATACACACGACTTGAGATATTTAAGGGTGATTCGTATCCCGAAACCGTTTGCCCGCCTTGCCTGCAAGCTGCCAAGAACGCATTTGAAATCAAGCAAGATCCCGAAGGAATAATTGACATAACACAGGATGAGAGCGGGGTCCAAGTAAAGAATGAAGGCATCGACAATGTGTTTGAGGAATCTGCACCACAGATGGAATATTTCCTGATAGATGAATTCCTGTCAGACGAAGTGAAACCTGATCAAACGGAAGAATACTATTCAGGCAATGTGATGAACGAGGAGCCACCGGAAGAGTACTTTTCGGGCATGAACGAGGAGCCACCGGAAGAACACTTTTCGGGCCAAGTGATAAACGAGCCAATTGATGATGACTCATTAGGGGAAGATGCCGGGGAGAGCTTAGATTATGAAATCGATCCTTCTTATTTGCGAGAACAAAGTCAAGGCACTGATGAGGATAACAATGATAATAATGGGGAATCTAACAGTGTTGTGTTCCCATGTTCCTGCTGCCCAACGCGTTTTACGAAAAGGTGTCAAAGGATGCCTACCTACAAGTGTCCACATTGCACAAAGTCCTTTAAATACGAGTCATTTCTACAACAGCACATAAGGAAGCATACTGGGGAAAGGCCCTTTAAGTGTTCCCAATGCCAAAAAGATTTTACAACCCAGCAACAATTTTCACTACATTTCAAGAGTCACCCTCAAACTCAAATTTTCAAGTGTTCCCACTGCGGATTGGTCTTTTCAAAACTGGAAGAACACGAAGCACACTTGaaaacacacataaaaaagaagataaaGTGTTTCAACAgccaaaaacatttttctagcGCTCGTAAACTCAATAATCACATAGAGATATCCCATAAGAAAATTTTCTCTGAAAAACGTTATACCTGTTTGTACTGCAAAATGTCCTTTAGACGAAGGGAATCTCTCCTTTTACACTTGAAAGGCGGTGTTTGCATTTCACGCCTAACGAAGCCTAAAATACGTATAtctgaataa
- the Csl4 gene encoding exosome complex component CSL4, whose translation MSGQEDETIVCLPGERLCPTEDNIVLGVGTYEQNGYIYASKSGIVNIDESGENCQIVSVHKPGFHLTIPATGDVVTARVLVTTPKFAKCAIFCVRNVLLESSYRGLLRKEDVRETEKDRVDIYKSFKPGDVILARVINQMEQSFLLTTAENELGVVIAYASDARKNRVPMVPVGWSEMQCPQTTIKEPRKVAKVLPESSINDVK comes from the exons ATGAGTGGACAAGAAGACGAGACTATAGTTTGCCTGCCAGGCGAGCGCCTTTGCCCCACAGAAGACAATATAGTCTTGGGCGTGGGCACATACGAACAGAATGGCTATATCTATGCCTCCAAGTCCGGCATTGTGAACATCGATGAGTCCGGCGAAAAC TGCCAGATTGTGAGTGTGCACAAGCCAGGCTTCCATCTGACCATCCCAGCCACCGGAGACGTGGTCACCGCCCGCGTTTTGGTCACAACTCCGAAATTCGCCAAGTGCGCCATTTTCTGTGTGAGGAATGTCCTGCTAGAGAGCAGCTATCGAGGCCTCCTGCGAAAGGAGGATGTGCGAGAGACGGAAAAGGACCGCGTTGACATCTACAAATCCTTCAAGCCGGGCGACGTGATCCTGGCCCGTGTGATCAATCAAATGGAGCAGTCTTTCCTCCTCACAACTGCTGAAAACGAGCTCGGAGTGGTCATTGCTTATGCCAGCGATGCTCGAAAGAATCGCGTGCCAATGGTACCCGTGGGCTGGAGCGAGATGCAGTGTCCCCAGACCACGATAAAGGAGCCACGTAAAGTTGCCAAAGTCCTGCCGGAAAGCTCAATAAACGATGTGAAATAA
- the RfC38 gene encoding replication factor C subunit 3, with protein sequence MALWVDKYRPRELAKLDFHKDQADNLRNLCKQSDFPHLMFYGPSGAGKKTRIMCLLREMYGAGVERLRSETMTFTTPSNRKIEVMTVSSNYHLEVNPSDAGMYDRTVVIDLIKQVAQTHQIEINGQREFKVIVISEGDELTKDAQHALRRTMEKYVATCRIIISVNSTSRIIPAIRSRCLGIRVAAPNETEIVSILQSTCKREGLTLPMELAKRVVDKSERNLRRALLMLEASKVAKAPFTANQEIPDLDWQVFLRETASQIISEQTPGKLEKIRERLYELLTQGVPPNLIFRGLVEQLVNNCDMSIKAKTLEFAAEYEHRMQSGAKHIFHLEAFVAQFMNIYKKFLSELVMTDDF encoded by the exons ATGGCACTTTGGGTGGACAAATACCGGCCGCGGGAACTGGCCAAATTGGACTTCCACAAG GATCAGGCGGATAATTTGCGAAATCTGTGCAAGCAGAGTGACTTTCCGCATCTCATGTTTTACGGACCTTCGGGCGCCGGCAAGAAGACGCGCATCATGTGCCTGCTGAGGGAGATGTATGGAGCCGGCGTGGAGCGGCTGCGGAGTGAAACAATGACATTCACCACTCCATCAAACCGCAAGATCGAGGTGATGACCGTCAGCAGCAACTACCACCTGGAGGTGAATCCCTCTGATGCCGGCATGTACGACCGAACGGTGGTCATCGATCTGATCAAGCAGGTTGCGCAGACGCACCAGATCGAGATCAATGGTCAGCGTGAGTTCAAGGTGATCGTCATCTCCGAGGGCGATGAGCTCACCAAGGACGCGCAGCATGCCCTGCGCCGCACCATGGAGAAGTACGTGGCCACTTGCCGGATCATTATCTCCGTGAACTCCACGTCCCGCATCATTCCGGCCATTCGGTCGCGTTGCCTGGGCATCCGGGTGGCGGCGCCCAACGAAACGGAGATCGTATCCATTCTGCAGAGCACCTGCAAGCGGGAGGGTCTCACCCTGCCGATGGAGCTGGCCAAACGCGTGGTGGACAAGTCGGAGCGCAATCTCAGGCGGGCTCTACTAATGCTTGAGGCCTCCAAGGTGGCCAAGGCGCCGTTCACCGCCAACCAGGAGATACCCGACCTGGACTGGCAGGTATTCCTGCGCGAGACTGCTTCGCAAATCATCAGCGAGCAGACGCCTGGCAAGCTGGAGAAAATCCGCGAGCGACTGTACGAACTGCTCACACAGGGCGTGCCGCCCAATCTCATTTTTCGCGGTCTTGTTGAGCAGCTGGTGAACAACTGTGATATGTCCATCAAAGCCAAGACGCTCGAGTTTGCAGCGGAATACGAGCACCGGATGCAGTCGGGGGCCAAGCACATTTTCCACCTGGAAGCATTCGTCGCCCAGTTCATGAACATCTACAAAAAGTTCCTCTCTGAGCTAGTTATGACGGATGACTTTTAA
- the Dnaaf4 gene encoding dynein axonemal assembly factor 4: MVQISQTEEDIKISIELNRLVTRKPDVVLLPQYLKFNNPPIFFERHLAQEIDEMASFCRIFKNEARIVLVKKEKGFWPEMFQKLDKEALMQKRLEIADLIVERNKKRDEKALERYENKRRAEIEKEIKRETAMRERVKQFQEDSVREALVVDVRKEANNATPKTEQPSSVVPSASRLATPLMLPPMSSVRGSGRITVSFSSQHKRNTPMRESQTTRDNAYAAAGGPNAAVNPPMESLDE, from the exons ATGGTTCAGATATCGCAGACGGAGGAGGACATCAAGATCTCCATCGAACTCAATCGCTTGGTAACCCGCAAGCCGGATGTTGTCCTCCTGCCGCAGTATCTTAAGTTCAACAATCCTCCCATTTTCTTTGAGCGTCATCTGGCCCAAGAGATTGACGAAATGGCCAG CTTTTGTCGCATTTTCAAGAACGAGGCCCGCATCGTGCTGGTGAAGAAGGAGAAGGGCTTTTGGCCCGAGATGTTCCAGAAACTTGACAAAGAGGCCCTTATGCAGAAGCGCCTGGAGATTGCCGACCTGATTGTGGAGCGTAACAAAAAGCGGGACGAGAAGGCGCTGGAGCGGTATGAGAACAAGCGGCGTGCTGAGATTGAAAAGGAGATAAAGCGGGAGACAGCTATGCGGGAACGGGTGAAGCAGTTCCAGGAGGACTCCGTCCGTGAAGCCCTTGTGGTGGACGTTCGCAAGGAAGCCAATAACGCCACTCCCAAGACGGAACAACCGTCTTCGGTGGTGCCCTCCGCTAGTCGCCTGGCCACACCCCTAATGCTTCCACCGATGAGCTCTGTGCGCGGCAGCGGGCGGATTACCGTTAGCTTCTCAAGCCAGCACAAGCGGAACACGCCGATGAGGGAGTCGCAGACCACCAGGGACAATGCCtatgctgctgccggcggacCTAATGCGGCTGTTAATCCTCCCATGGAGAGCCTCGACGAGTGA